In one Silene latifolia isolate original U9 population chromosome 10, ASM4854445v1, whole genome shotgun sequence genomic region, the following are encoded:
- the LOC141604613 gene encoding protein NUCLEAR FUSION DEFECTIVE 4-like — MSTTLQQKLRGLINNRWMIFVVAMWIQSCAGVGYLFGSISPVIKSTMGYNQKQVSYLGVAKNLGDCIGFIPGQLCQFLPFWGILAIGAFQNFVGYGLLWVIVTNELTIMPFWVMFMAIFVGTNGETYYNTATLVPCVQNFTENRGPVVGILKGFAGLSGAILSQIYHMFNFANQSSLILMIALAPPVTVLSLMFFIKSVDGSHQIRSSDGLSFSFVYGICILLAAYLMGFLLLDDLTILSQPLIVLSAIILMFLLVFLLIIPITLEFYPKSRVSVEESLLPKTGESYDETVSYENQCSGSEHENKAVVEEVTVRGEEFTVLEAFGTANLWILFVSLVLGSGSGITVIDNMGQICQSLELSDTRIFVAMISVTNFLGRVGGGYFSELIVRKYDYPRLVALAIVQLMMVIGLLYYAMEWPAAIYVLTLLNGLGYGAHWGIAPAAVSELFGLKNFGLLYNFIILAMPLGSFILSSGLASSLYDYYAQRQVGLINHARLDTMLRMDIRDDAPLTCMGSVCYTVTCAILSGVVFLSSVLSLIVAVRTRRFYANLYIKSPE, encoded by the exons ATGAGTACTACATTACAACAAAAATTAAGAGGCTTAATTAACAACAGATGGATGATATTTGTAGTAGCAATGTGGATCCAGTCATGTGCAGGAGTTGGTTATTTATTTGGAAGTATATCACCTGTAATTAAATCTACAATGGGTTATAATCAAAAACAAGTTTCTTATTTAGGTGTTGCAAAAAACTTGGGTGATTGCATTGGTTTCATTCCAGGACAATTATGTCAATTCTTGCCTTTTTGGGGGATTTTAGCTATTGGTGCTTTCCAAAATTTTGTTGGGTATGGACTTCTTTGGGTTATTGTCACTAACGAATTGACCATTATGCCCTTTTGGGTG ATGTTCATGGCCATATTTGTTGGAACCAATGGTGAGACATACTACAATACAGCAACATTGGTTCCATGTGTACAAAATTTCACTGAAAATCGCGGTCCAGTCGTTGGTATACTAAAGGGATTTGCTGGGTTAAGTGGTGCTATACTATCCCAAATTTATCATATGTTTAATTTTGCTAATCAAAGTTCACTGATCTTAATGATTGCATTAGCTCCACCAGTAACAGTTCTTTCCCTTatgttcttcataaaatcagtTGATGGGTCCCACCAAATACGATCTTCTGACGGTCTAAGCTTCTCTTTTGTGTATGGCATTTGCATTCTTTTGGCTGCCTATCTAATGGGTTTCCTGCTTCTTGATGATCTTACCATTTTAAGCCAACCGTTGATCGTTTTATCAGCAATAATTTTGATGTTCCTGTTGGTATTCTTGTTAATAATTCCCATCACTTTGGAATTTTATCCAAAATCCCGAGTTTCAGTTGAAGAGAGTCTTTTACCTAAGACAGGCGAATCTTATGATGAGACCGTCTCATATGAGAACCAGTGTAGCGGTTCTGAACATGAAAACAAGGCAGTTGTAGAAGAAGTGACTGTAAGAGGGGAAGAGTTTACAGTGTTGGAAGCCTTTGGAACGGCGAATCTGTGGATACTGTTTGTGTCACTAGTATTGGGTTCTGGTTCGGGTATAACTGTAATTGACAATATGGGTCAAATATGTCAGTCTCTTGAGCTATCAGATACCAGAATTTTCGTCGCTATGATCAGTGTTACCAATTTTCTTGGTCGAGTAGGTGGGGGTTACTTCTCCGAGCTGATTGTTAG AAAGTATGATTATCCGAGGCTAGTTGCTTTGGCAATAGTTCAACTCATGATGGTTATTGGCCTGCTCTACTACGCCATGGAATGGCCGGCTGCAATTTACGTTCTAACTTTGCTAAATGGACTCGGGTATGGAGCCCATTGGGGTATTGCTCCTGCAGCAGTATCAGAGTTATTCGGCCTGAAAAATTTCGGCCTGTTATATAATTTCATCATACTTGCCATGCCCCTTGGCTCGTTCATACTTTCGAGTGGTCTTGCTAGTAGTCTATATGACTACTACGCGCAAAGGCAGGTGGGTCTCATCAATCATGCAAGATTAGACACAATGTTAAGGATGGATATTCGAGATGATGCGCCTCTTACCTGTATGGGTTCTGTATGTTATACTGTTACTTGTGCTATTCTTTCAGGTGTTGTTTTCCTTTCGAGTGTACTAAGTCTGATTGTAGCCGTCAGGACTAGGAGATTTTATGCTAATCTTTACATAAAATCGCCAGAGTAA
- the LOC141604615 gene encoding protein NUCLEAR FUSION DEFECTIVE 4-like yields MSTTLQQKLRGLINNRWMIFVVAMWIQSCAGVGYLFGSISPVIKSTMGYNQKQVSYLGVAKNLGDCIGFISGQLCQFLPFWGILAIGALHTFVGYGLLWVIVTNKLTIMPFWVMFMAIFVGTNGETYYNTATLVSCVQNFTENRGPVVGILKGFAGLSGAILSQIYRMFNFANQSSLILMIALAPPATVLSLMFFIRSVDGSHQIRSSDGLSFSFVYGICILLAAYLMGVLLLDDLTILSQPLIVLSAIILMLLLVFLLIIPITLEFYPKSRVSVEESLLPKTAESYDETLSYENQCSGSEHENKAVVEEVIVRGEEFTVLEAFGTVNLWILFVSLVLGSGSGITVIDNMGQICQSLELSDTRIFVAMISVSNFLGRVGGGYFSELIVRKYVYPRPVALAIVQLTMVIGLLYYAMEWPAAIYVLTLLNGFGYGAHWAIAPATVSELFGLKSFGPLYNFILLAMPLGSFIFSTGLASSLYDYYAQRQMGLSNLASLDAMFKMDIRDDAPLTCMGSVCYTVTCAILSGVVFLSSVLSLIIAIRTRRFYANLYIKSPK; encoded by the exons ATGAGTACTACATTACAACAAAAATTAAGAGGGTTAATTAACAACAGATGGATGATATTTGTAGTAGCAATGTGGATCCAATCATGTGCAGGAGTTGGTTATTTATTTGGAAGCATATCACCTGTTATTAAATCTACAATGGGTTATAATCAAAAACAAGTTTCTTATTTAGGTGTTGCTAAAAACTTGGGTGATTGCATTGGTTTCATTTCAGGGCAATTATGTCAATTCTTGCCTTTTTGGGGTATTTTAGCTATTGGTGCTTTGCACACCTTTGTTGGGTATGGACTTCTTTGGGTTATTGTCACTAATAAATTGACCATTATGCCCTTTTGGGTG ATGTTCATGGCTATATTTGTTGGAACCAATGGTGAGACATACTACAATACAGCAACATTGGTTTCATGTGTACAAAATTTCACTGAAAATCGCGGTCCAGTCGTTGGTATACTAAAGGGATTTGCTGGGTTAAGTGGTGCTATACTATCCCAAATTTATCGTATGTTTAATTTTGCTAATCAAAGTTCACTGATCTTAATGATTGCATTAGCTCCACCTGCAACAGTTCTTTCCCTCATGTTCTTCATAAGATCAGTAGATGGGTCCCACCAAATACGATCGTCTGACGGTCTAAGCTTCTCTTTTGTGTATGGCATTTGCATTCTTTTGGCTGCCTATTTAATGGGTGTCTTGCTTCTTGATGATCTTACCATTTTGAGCCAACCGTTGATCGTTTTATCAGCAATAATTTTGATGTTGCTGTTGGTATTCTTGTTAATAATTCCCATCACTTTGGAATTTTATCCAAAATCCCGAGTTTCAGTTGAAGAGAGTCTTTTACCTAAGACAGCCGAATCTTATGATGAGACCCTCTCATATGAGAACCAGTGTAGCGGTTCTGAACATGAAAACAAGGCAGTTGTAGAAGAAGTGATTGTAAGAGGGGAAGAGTTTACAGTGTTGGAAGCCTTTGGAACGGTGAATCTGTGGATACTGTTTGTGTCACTAGTATTGGGTTCTGGTTCGGGTATAACTGTAATTGACAATATGGGTCAAATATGTCAGTCTCTTGAGCTATCAGATACCAGAATTTTCGTCGCTATGATCAGTGTTTCCAATTTTCTTGGTCGAGTTGGTGGGGGCTACTTCTCCGAGCTGATTGTCAG AAAGTATGTGTATCCAAGGCCTGTTGCTTTGGCAATAGTTCAACTCACAATGGTAATCGGGCTCCTGTACTATGCCATGGAATGGCCTGCCGCAATATATGTGCTAACTTTGCTAAACGGATTTGGGTATGGAGCTCATTGGGCTATTGCTCCGGCAACGGTATCAGAATTATTCGGCCTGAAAAGTTTCGGCCCGTTATATAATTTCATCTTACTTGCCATGCCCCTTGGCTCGTTCATATTTTCGACTGGTCTTGCTAGTAGTCTATATGACTACTACGCACAAAGGCAGATGGGTCTCAGCAATCTTGCAAGCTTAGACGCGATGTTCAAGATGGATATTCGAGATGATGCACCTCTTACTTGTATGGGTTCTGTATGTTATACTGTTACTTGTGCTATTCTTTCCGGAGTTGTTTTCCTTTCGAGTGTACTAAGTCTGATTATAGCCATCAGGACTAGGAGATTTTATGCAAATCTTTACATAAAATCGCCAAAGTAA